The following are from one region of the uncultured Methanobrevibacter sp. genome:
- a CDS encoding PQQ-binding-like beta-propeller repeat protein: MNFKNSFIILLLLILLFSICSVSANQDLNDTITKGDSAIEITPVNEDITYLNSEDNLSNDKLLKSTPPDSLDNNDEMIIVNNWDELQYYCSLTDKDYTLKLKENTNFYPDPTDFNSQIKINNNVRIIGSQGAYFGDTSPHRVYIDDTHHTVIDNGEIINSYNPIIVPDDSKIGITLENITFKWIYIKNLKPDAIFLQMGGNAKNVIKNCIFKDNTLSGGHSCLVYLKKGDAILENCSFTNCTTDFGCVSLYDPKSYTSARMTVKDCYFENNFARTEPGCINNCAILTVYNTTFYKNRAGYWAGAIHTHFCASATIYDSNFTDNVAGWNGGALYTYSDLKIYNSIFDGNNCTTNNGGGAIGACKHVSAPHIYIENSLFENNENLCWALDELSTDGTGRGGAISLMDEGSLEVRNTTFISNAASIGTAICAIEAGSYGSPDVIIVNNTFINHTRAGDVLKVRVKGTLCNISDNYYLGNSIEFSNLTLTKLNEGKEYSTLQIAVDLKNPSYYDSDILDKTFYDVYVNGKYVKTVNSTIFTLDFGDLDICNVYVIPTISNKKSNEVTLVSTREYIFVSKQGSDNNNGTTRDIPVKTIKKALELARNCQNIIVLDGDYSENVEIDYDVSLKGENDATLTDKMSFDVNANNFILKNINIKNLNSNQFIKQSTGNLIIDNCIFENNQISELIQSNSIKITNSIIQNTKGLVISSSGLSTITNSILLNNTNLISSNANYDFDVNWWGNTLENFLEKPFNNINNWLVLNATSNCNSLEVNQVALINFGFYLFENNTVSKYNNLRDIDLKITPINGTSINKTSTNSKIEYTLTSLNNGELIAEYKNIKIIVSFDFVKTNPKVGVQTENIMFGDDLTVKVTLPKDATGNITVTVGNSSQNKIIDSNNLVFTFNNLKANNYDIVVVYFGDDKYLSKEITTQSSVLKYNSTTALDIGVFNVDEDVILTITTLSDATGNITLKINDKIETLTLNNSKATYTIKNIKRGDYLISVIYNGDDKYLKSNDTKFIEVDNLNATLAVDIDDIVYGQDAVVQVVLNDDATGNITVSVDGISNTVIVKDGKATVKISNLEAGLKEATVFYTGDDTYFNKTVSQNFTINKAELVFDITSDDIKIGQDAIVHIRVPAKTTGTFTIGSDIITLPMSGIIDYIISDLEIGEYDITAVYNGNNYNTVSNSTSFRVLEYPSPQWANEGQNSQNTGQSPYESNTNGEIAWFIQINNEIIGNLVIDSEGNIYVATHSVIYSFDCNGDLRWNYSSESLEGNFSGLSIGRDVIVSPSEGDTLYFINQTNGLKYGSSNLYQGSSAFAPIIDSNANLYVVSEYQHDSNSYKLVKIPYKSWEYGGEIISVDLGNVKPLTAPVVSDDLIVVLSEGRLRVIDAKTLQTKFIKAGNYANIKPVIGEGNIVYAFLSDSIVAYSISGSQLWKTKVTGGVGNKLVLDCEKGLYSINSKGNLYRYDLINGKESLISSLKVTSGVLIGNNGNLYLASDDTFYELNSNGEILWKSTIDSNINGNPVMDEKGTVYVTSQDNKIYALTHVELKDPNLIVNVDDKYITVDIDSQATGDVIFTLEGNEYKNIFNKSIEDLSSGSYQLNISFAGDGRFNSVSKVINFTVKPKVLPEIESSKKDTVSVSLPSDATGQLTVTVGNKTYTQELVNGKASIYVPGLDSSSNVVISYSGEGKYASFTREVNVASTKVKLTGSNLNMLYTSGSYYKVKLTQNDVALVGKTVTFVVNGKKITGVTDKNGIASVKITLAPKTYTVTAQYSSVKVSNKVVVKSIVSAKNINAKKSAKTLKIKVTLKKVNKKYLKGKKVTLKFNKKTFKVKTNKKGVATFTIKNSIYKKLKVGKKYTYQVTYLKNTVKKSIKFKK, from the coding sequence ATGAATTTCAAAAATTCGTTTATTATTCTTCTTTTATTAATATTGCTTTTTTCAATTTGTTCGGTATCAGCAAATCAAGACCTAAATGATACAATAACAAAAGGTGATTCAGCAATTGAAATAACTCCAGTAAATGAAGATATAACTTATTTAAATTCTGAAGATAATTTGTCTAATGATAAATTACTTAAATCAACACCACCGGATTCATTAGACAATAATGATGAAATGATAATTGTTAATAATTGGGATGAATTACAGTATTATTGTTCATTAACTGATAAGGATTACACATTAAAATTAAAGGAAAATACTAATTTTTACCCAGATCCTACTGATTTTAACAGTCAAATTAAAATCAACAATAATGTTAGAATTATAGGTTCTCAAGGAGCTTATTTTGGAGATACTTCACCGCATAGGGTTTATATTGATGATACACATCATACTGTTATAGATAATGGTGAAATAATTAATAGTTATAATCCAATTATCGTGCCAGATGACTCAAAAATTGGCATAACTTTAGAAAACATCACATTTAAATGGATTTATATAAAAAATTTAAAACCTGATGCAATTTTCCTGCAAATGGGTGGAAATGCCAAAAATGTAATAAAAAATTGTATTTTTAAAGATAATACATTGTCTGGTGGTCATTCATGTTTAGTTTATCTTAAAAAAGGAGATGCGATATTAGAAAACTGTTCATTTACCAATTGTACAACAGATTTTGGTTGTGTAAGTTTATATGATCCTAAGTCATATACTAGTGCACGAATGACTGTTAAAGATTGTTATTTTGAAAATAATTTTGCAAGAACTGAACCTGGTTGTATAAATAACTGTGCAATATTAACAGTTTATAATACTACTTTTTATAAAAATCGTGCAGGTTATTGGGCAGGTGCAATCCACACTCACTTCTGTGCAAGTGCAACAATTTATGATTCTAACTTTACAGATAATGTGGCTGGTTGGAATGGTGGAGCATTATACACTTACAGTGATTTAAAAATATATAATTCTATATTTGATGGAAACAATTGTACTACTAATAATGGTGGTGGAGCAATTGGAGCTTGTAAACATGTTTCCGCACCCCATATCTATATTGAAAATTCTTTATTTGAAAATAATGAGAATTTGTGCTGGGCTTTAGATGAATTATCAACTGATGGTACTGGTAGAGGTGGAGCAATTTCTTTAATGGATGAAGGCTCTTTAGAAGTCAGAAATACAACTTTTATTTCTAATGCTGCTTCAATAGGTACTGCAATATGTGCAATAGAAGCTGGAAGTTACGGATCACCGGACGTGATTATTGTCAATAATACTTTTATTAACCATACTCGTGCCGGGGATGTTTTAAAAGTTCGTGTGAAAGGTACGTTATGTAATATTTCTGATAATTATTATTTGGGCAATTCAATTGAATTTTCAAATTTAACATTAACTAAATTAAATGAAGGTAAGGAATATTCAACTTTACAAATCGCAGTTGATTTAAAAAATCCTTCATATTATGATTCAGATATTTTGGATAAAACATTCTATGATGTTTATGTTAATGGTAAATATGTTAAAACGGTTAACTCAACAATATTTACATTAGACTTTGGTGATTTGGACATTTGCAATGTTTATGTGATTCCAACAATTTCCAATAAAAAATCAAATGAGGTAACACTTGTAAGTACCCGTGAATATATTTTTGTCTCTAAACAAGGTAGTGACAACAATAATGGAACTACAAGAGATATACCGGTAAAAACTATTAAAAAAGCATTAGAGCTAGCTCGAAATTGTCAAAATATTATTGTTTTAGATGGAGATTACAGTGAAAATGTTGAAATTGATTATGATGTATCTTTAAAAGGAGAAAATGATGCAACATTAACTGATAAAATGTCTTTTGATGTTAATGCCAATAATTTCATCTTAAAAAATATCAATATTAAAAATTTAAATTCAAATCAATTCATCAAACAAAGCACAGGTAATCTAATTATTGATAATTGTATTTTTGAAAATAACCAAATATCTGAATTAATACAATCCAACTCAATAAAAATTACAAACTCAATCATACAAAATACCAAAGGATTAGTTATAAGTAGTAGTGGCTTATCAACAATTACCAACTCCATATTGTTAAACAATACTAATTTGATTAGTAGTAATGCTAATTATGATTTTGATGTTAATTGGTGGGGTAACACTTTGGAAAATTTCCTGGAAAAACCATTTAATAACATTAACAACTGGTTGGTATTAAATGCAACAAGCAACTGTAATTCTTTAGAAGTAAATCAAGTAGCTTTAATCAATTTTGGATTTTACTTATTTGAAAACAATACTGTTTCTAAATATAACAATTTAAGAGATATTGATTTAAAGATCACTCCAATAAACGGTACTTCTATCAACAAAACTTCAACAAACTCAAAAATAGAATATACACTAACTTCACTAAACAATGGCGAATTAATAGCAGAATACAAGAATATTAAAATAATCGTTAGTTTTGATTTTGTTAAAACAAATCCAAAAGTAGGAGTTCAAACTGAAAATATCATGTTTGGTGATGATTTAACAGTTAAAGTAACACTTCCAAAGGATGCAACAGGAAACATAACTGTAACTGTTGGCAATTCAAGTCAAAATAAAATAATCGATTCTAATAATTTGGTTTTCACATTCAACAATTTAAAAGCCAATAATTATGATATTGTCGTAGTGTATTTTGGTGATGATAAGTATCTATCCAAAGAAATTACTACTCAATCAAGTGTTTTAAAATATAATTCTACTACTGCTTTGGATATTGGTGTTTTTAATGTAGATGAGGACGTTATCTTGACAATCACTACTTTAAGTGATGCAACAGGAAATATCACACTTAAAATCAACGATAAAATCGAAACTTTAACATTAAACAACTCAAAAGCAACATACACTATTAAAAACATTAAAAGAGGGGATTATCTTATCTCTGTTATTTATAATGGTGATGATAAATATCTAAAAAGCAATGATACTAAATTCATTGAAGTAGATAATTTAAATGCAACACTTGCTGTAGATATTGATGATATTGTTTACGGACAGGATGCTGTAGTTCAAGTTGTTTTAAATGATGATGCAACTGGTAATATCACTGTTAGTGTTGATGGCATATCAAATACTGTTATTGTAAAAGATGGTAAGGCAACTGTTAAAATTAGTAATTTGGAAGCTGGTTTAAAAGAAGCTACTGTATTTTATACTGGTGATGATACTTACTTCAACAAGACAGTGTCACAAAATTTCACAATAAATAAAGCTGAACTGGTATTTGACATTACATCTGATGATATTAAAATAGGTCAGGATGCAATTGTCCATATCAGAGTTCCTGCAAAAACCACAGGTACTTTTACAATTGGCAGTGATATAATTACCCTTCCAATGTCTGGTATCATTGATTACATTATTTCTGATTTGGAAATCGGTGAATATGATATTACTGCAGTTTATAATGGAAATAATTACAATACTGTTTCAAATTCAACTTCATTTAGAGTTTTAGAATATCCTTCCCCTCAATGGGCAAATGAAGGGCAAAACAGTCAAAATACTGGTCAATCACCATACGAAAGCAACACCAACGGAGAAATAGCATGGTTTATTCAAATCAATAATGAAATCATTGGTAATTTAGTAATTGACAGTGAAGGAAACATTTATGTTGCAACTCATTCTGTAATCTATTCCTTTGATTGTAATGGTGATTTGAGATGGAATTATTCTTCTGAATCATTGGAAGGTAATTTCTCAGGTTTGTCTATTGGTCGTGACGTAATCGTATCTCCAAGTGAAGGAGACACATTATACTTCATAAACCAAACCAATGGATTAAAATATGGTTCATCAAATCTGTATCAGGGATCCAGTGCATTTGCTCCAATCATTGATTCAAATGCTAATTTATATGTTGTTAGTGAATATCAGCATGACTCAAACAGTTATAAATTGGTTAAAATTCCATATAAGTCATGGGAGTATGGTGGAGAAATTATATCTGTTGATTTGGGAAATGTCAAGCCGTTGACTGCTCCTGTTGTCAGTGATGATTTGATTGTTGTTTTATCTGAAGGTAGGCTTAGGGTAATTGATGCAAAAACTTTACAAACTAAATTCATCAAAGCAGGTAATTACGCAAATATAAAACCTGTCATTGGCGAAGGCAATATTGTTTATGCTTTTTTAAGTGATTCTATTGTTGCATATTCCATATCTGGTTCTCAATTATGGAAAACTAAAGTAACTGGTGGTGTTGGAAATAAATTAGTATTGGATTGTGAAAAAGGATTGTATTCAATCAATTCCAAAGGCAACTTATATAGGTATGATTTGATTAATGGTAAAGAATCATTAATATCCAGTTTAAAAGTTACTTCTGGTGTTTTAATTGGAAATAATGGTAATTTGTATCTTGCATCTGATGATACTTTTTATGAGTTAAATTCCAATGGTGAAATATTGTGGAAATCAACTATTGACTCTAATATTAACGGTAATCCTGTAATGGATGAAAAAGGAACAGTTTATGTTACTTCACAGGATAACAAAATCTATGCTTTAACACACGTTGAGTTAAAAGATCCTAATCTCATTGTCAATGTAGATGATAAATATATTACTGTGGATATTGACAGTCAGGCTACTGGTGATGTAATTTTCACTCTCGAAGGGAATGAATATAAAAATATTTTCAATAAGTCTATTGAAGATTTAAGTTCTGGAAGTTATCAATTAAACATTTCCTTTGCTGGTGATGGAAGATTTAATAGTGTTTCTAAAGTGATTAATTTTACAGTAAAACCTAAAGTTTTACCTGAAATTGAATCCAGTAAAAAAGATACTGTTTCTGTTAGTCTTCCAAGTGATGCAACAGGTCAACTGACTGTAACTGTTGGAAATAAAACATACACTCAGGAATTGGTTAATGGTAAAGCATCAATTTATGTTCCAGGTTTAGATTCAAGCAGTAATGTAGTTATTAGTTATTCTGGTGAGGGTAAATATGCTTCATTTACAAGGGAAGTTAATGTTGCATCTACTAAAGTAAAATTAACTGGCAGTAACTTAAACATGCTTTATACAAGTGGAAGTTATTATAAGGTTAAACTAACACAAAATGATGTTGCTTTAGTTGGAAAAACTGTTACTTTTGTTGTTAATGGCAAAAAGATAACTGGTGTAACTGATAAGAATGGAATTGCTTCTGTTAAAATAACACTTGCTCCAAAAACATACACTGTAACTGCACAGTATAGTAGTGTTAAGGTGTCTAATAAGGTAGTTGTTAAAAGCATTGTGTCTGCTAAGAATATAAATGCTAAAAAGTCTGCAAAAACACTTAAAATCAAAGTAACTTTGAAAAAAGTAAATAAAAAATACTTGAAAGGTAAAAAGGTAACTTTAAAGTTCAATAAAAAGACTTTTAAAGTAAAAACCAATAAAAAAGGTGTTGCAACTTTTACAATCAAAAATAGCATTTATAAAAAGTTAAAAGTAGGTAAAAAGTATACTTATCAAGTAACTTACCTAAAAAACACAGTTAAAAAGTCTATAAAATTTAAAAAATAA